Proteins encoded by one window of Vigna radiata var. radiata cultivar VC1973A chromosome 5, Vradiata_ver6, whole genome shotgun sequence:
- the LOC106761444 gene encoding uncharacterized protein LOC106761444 — MYALREKKKMMMMMMKMSSARVSYWTMLLLFLAMLEPCPVAAFDITKLLSEYPSYSSFSDYLKQTQLTDAINARQSVTVFAVDNTAMAPLSGKSIHHIKTILSHHVALGYLDLHQTQTISATTLSQDEGVLLKINNGDVTLVSAAKPNGVARAKLIKPLAAESEKQCNISVVQVNSLMINTNPEAIIPKSPVPVISPVPVINPIPVKSPVPVISPVPVVSLVPTPTPISTDIISPVPVISPVPVKSPVPVITPVPVISPVPVISPVPVVSPVPISTPVLVNPPAPAVSPAILIKPPAPVMPLVPVTSPVPAVTPVRVPVPVPVTVPVPVMTPAAGNEVGSPGSVGPGEGNFGPYNGGEIDAHGKPKSGGVLFSVNWSLAILLAFSFSLFINYEY, encoded by the coding sequence tgatgatgatgatgatgaagatgagtaGTGCGCGTGTGTCTTACTGGACAATGTTGCTTCTCTTCCTTGCAATGCTGGAGCCCTGCCCTGTGGCGGCTTTCGACATAACCAAACTCTTGTCGGAATATCCCTCATATTCCTCATTCTCCGACTACCTCAAGCAAACGCAACTGACCGACGCAATAAACGCCAGGCAGAGCGTGACGGTGTTCGCGGTGGATAACACCGCCATGGCTCCTCTCTCAGGGAAATCAATCCACCACATAAAGACCATCTTGAGCCACCACGTCGCGCTGGGCTACCTGGATCTCCACCAAACTCAAACCATCAGCGCCACCACGCTGTCGCAGGACGAGGGAGTGCTCCTCAAGATCAACAACGGCGACGTCACCTTAGTGTCCGCCGCCAAGCCAAACGGCGTGGCCAGAGCCAAACTCATAAAACCCCTCGCGGCAGAATCCGAGAAGCAGTGTAATATTTCGGTGGTGCAGGTAAACAGCCTCATGATAAACACCAATCCGGAGGCTATAATCCCAAAGTCACCTGTGCCGGTGATATCACCCGTACCGGTAATCAATCCGATTCCGGTCAAGTCACCCGTGCCGGTCATTTCACCCGTCCCTGTAGTATCGCTTGTTCCAACACCTACACCAATTTCCACCGATATTATATCACCCGTTCCTGTAATCTCCCCCGTTCCGGTCAAGTCTCCCGTCCCGGTCATAACACCCGTCCCTGTAATCTCACCGGTTCCGGTCATCTCCCCCGTCCCGGTCGTATCACCCGTCCCAATAAGCACTCCTGTTCTGGTTAACCCTCCGGCGCCGGCAGTCTCTCCCGCCATTCTGATTAAACCCCCGGCTCCAGTAATGCCACTGGTGCCGGTAACTTCACCGGTTCCGGCAGTAACACCTGTGAGAGTGCCGGTGCCTGTGCCTGTGACAGTCCCGGTGCCAGTAATGACACCAGCAGCTGGCAACGAGGTTGGGAGTCCCGGTTCTGTGGGTCCAGGTGAGGGCAATTTCGGTCCATATAATGGGGGTGAGATTGATGCCCATGGTAAACCTAAGTCAGGGGGGGTTCTGTTTAGCGTGAATTGGTCTTTAGCTATTTTGCTTGCTTTCTCCTTTTcactatttattaattatgagTATTGA
- the LOC106761070 gene encoding uncharacterized protein LOC106761070: protein MDIWRNMIFPVRRVWLALSARLKTRKNGEGLLKLQDDVQTCGYEDVQVMWEMLQRTESDVTENHHKRKQLPFWRIFVWSNHSEASSESANHT from the exons ATGGATATCTGGCGGAACATGATTTTTCCAGTCAGGCGTGTCTGGCTTGCTCTCTCTGCTCGTCTCAAGACTCGCAAAAACG GAGAAGGACTGCTGAAGCTTCAGGATGATGTACAGACTTGTGGATATGAAGATGTACAAGTGATGTGGGAAATGCTACAAAGAACCGAAAGCGATGTTACAGAAAACCACCATAAGCGTAAGCAATTGCCGTTCTGGAGGATCTTTGTATGGTCCAACCACAGTGAAGCTTCATCAGAATCTGCAAATCACACTTAA